In Candidatus Berkelbacteria bacterium, the following are encoded in one genomic region:
- the rfbB gene encoding dTDP-glucose 4,6-dehydratase, with the protein MKILVTGGAGFVGANFVHYTLKNYPDHRISVVDKLTYAGNRANLKDVEGKIEFVQGDICDEGLMDRLVKNVDTVVHFAAESHNDNSLRDPSPFIHSNIIGTYTILEAVRKHSKRLHHISTDEVYGDLPLDQPEVKFTLETPYNPSSPYSSTKAGSDLLVRAWKRSFEVQATISNCANNYGPYQHIEKFIPRQITNILSGLKPKLYGTGAAVREWTHVDDHNAAVHLILEQGKTGETYLIGTGDERSGKEVVELILELMGKPKDWYDHVNDRPGHDMRYALDSTKLRQELGWKPKYADFREGLLATIEWYKANESWWKEHKEAVEAAYKQRGQ; encoded by the coding sequence ATGAAAATTCTTGTCACCGGCGGCGCGGGGTTTGTTGGAGCTAATTTTGTTCACTACACCCTGAAAAACTATCCCGACCACCGGATAAGCGTTGTTGATAAGCTGACCTACGCTGGTAACCGCGCCAACCTAAAAGATGTGGAAGGGAAGATTGAGTTCGTCCAGGGCGACATCTGCGACGAAGGGCTGATGGACCGGCTTGTTAAGAACGTTGATACGGTAGTTCACTTTGCAGCAGAGAGTCATAACGACAACTCACTGCGCGACCCTTCGCCGTTCATTCATTCAAACATCATCGGCACCTACACGATCCTGGAGGCTGTACGCAAGCATAGTAAGCGCCTACACCACATCTCAACCGACGAGGTTTACGGCGATTTGCCGCTCGATCAGCCTGAGGTGAAATTCACCCTCGAAACGCCGTACAATCCGTCTAGCCCGTACTCTAGCACCAAGGCTGGCTCTGATTTGCTAGTGCGCGCTTGGAAACGTTCGTTCGAGGTTCAAGCCACGATCTCCAACTGCGCTAATAACTACGGGCCGTACCAACATATCGAGAAGTTCATTCCCCGACAGATCACTAATATTCTCTCTGGGTTAAAGCCGAAGCTTTACGGTACGGGCGCTGCCGTTCGGGAGTGGACGCACGTCGACGACCATAACGCCGCGGTCCACCTAATCTTAGAGCAAGGTAAGACTGGCGAAACATACCTGATCGGCACTGGCGATGAACGTAGCGGTAAAGAAGTAGTGGAGCTGATTCTCGAGTTGATGGGCAAGCCGAAAGACTGGTACGACCACGTTAACGATCGACCCGGACATGACATGCGTTACGCGCTCGATTCCACCAAGTTGCGCCAGGAGTTAGGTTGGAAGCCGAAATATGCCGACTTCCGTGAGGGGTTACTCGCCACAATCGAGTGGTACAAAGCGAACGAATCATGGTGGAAAGAGCACAAAGAGGCCGTTGAGGCCGCCTACAAGCAGCGTGGGCAGTAG
- the rfbD gene encoding dTDP-4-dehydrorhamnose reductase, translating into MNIEPRSILILGSDGQLGSELSGMLPEAEKLSYPDWDITNPADDAVIAQMRPKVIVNCAAFTNVDRAESEQEVARAVNAEAPGRLAKLAHRLGALFVQVSTDYVFDGHKGEPYAETDTPNPLNVYGKTKLAGEQMVAESGAKYLIVRTAWLHGPKGPNFLSKMLELAKTNDELTVVADQKGSPTFTADLARAIMALIDQGQTGLFHAVNSGSASRYELVRELFQLAELKTRVKSGSSEEFPAAAMRPPETVLDTSKLQKFFVMPTWQDGLKRYWLEASKAH; encoded by the coding sequence ATGAACATTGAGCCGCGATCGATCTTAATACTCGGTTCAGACGGCCAGCTTGGCTCGGAACTTTCGGGGATGCTGCCGGAAGCAGAAAAATTGTCGTACCCGGACTGGGATATTACCAATCCAGCGGACGATGCGGTAATCGCCCAGATGCGCCCGAAGGTTATTGTGAACTGCGCCGCCTTCACTAATGTTGATCGTGCCGAATCAGAGCAGGAAGTAGCGCGCGCCGTTAACGCTGAGGCGCCAGGGCGCTTGGCCAAGTTAGCTCACCGGCTAGGAGCGCTGTTCGTTCAGGTTTCAACCGATTACGTTTTTGACGGCCACAAAGGCGAGCCTTACGCTGAAACCGATACGCCAAACCCGTTGAATGTCTACGGCAAAACCAAGCTCGCCGGCGAGCAGATGGTCGCCGAGAGTGGCGCAAAATACTTAATCGTTCGCACCGCCTGGCTGCACGGCCCAAAAGGGCCCAACTTCCTTTCGAAGATGCTCGAACTAGCCAAAACAAACGACGAGCTGACTGTCGTCGCTGATCAAAAGGGTTCGCCAACGTTCACTGCCGACCTAGCTCGAGCGATCATGGCTCTGATAGACCAGGGGCAAACCGGCCTGTTTCATGCCGTCAACAGTGGTAGCGCTAGCCGCTACGAGTTAGTCCGTGAGCTGTTCCAGCTAGCCGAGCTGAAGACCAGGGTAAAGAGCGGCTCTTCGGAAGAATTCCCCGCCGCGGCAATGCGACCACCCGAGACAGTGCTTGACACGAGCAAGCTACAAAAATTCTTCGTGATGCCTACCTGGCAAGACGGCTTGAAACGGTACTGGCTAGAGGCCTCAAAAGCGCATTAA
- the rfbC gene encoding dTDP-4-dehydrorhamnose 3,5-epimerase has product MAFSFKRLEIPDVVAVESDIFKDERGFLTETFKRSEFAKNNIATDFVQDNFVRSAKGVLRGLHYQLPPHTQGKLVRVTRGKALDVAVDLRRDSPWFGRWVGAELTADNGCALWVPPGFAHGFIALEDDTDVYYKMTGGEYSLESARIIIWNDPTLNIDWKIKDPLLLPKDLAAPRFDKDGAYFEYNAS; this is encoded by the coding sequence ATGGCCTTCAGTTTCAAACGCCTTGAGATTCCTGATGTTGTCGCTGTCGAAAGCGATATTTTCAAGGACGAGCGTGGTTTTTTAACTGAAACCTTCAAGCGATCCGAGTTCGCTAAAAATAATATCGCCACCGACTTCGTTCAAGACAACTTCGTTCGTTCGGCAAAAGGTGTTTTACGGGGGCTGCACTATCAACTACCGCCGCACACTCAAGGGAAACTTGTTCGAGTAACGCGCGGCAAAGCACTCGACGTGGCCGTGGATCTGCGCCGGGACTCGCCGTGGTTTGGCCGCTGGGTGGGCGCGGAGTTAACAGCAGACAACGGATGCGCCCTGTGGGTTCCGCCGGGTTTTGCTCACGGTTTTATTGCCCTTGAGGACGACACTGACGTCTACTACAAAATGACTGGTGGCGAGTACAGCCTCGAATCAGCCCGGATTATTATTTGGAACGACCCGACGCTTAATATCGACTGGAAAATAAAAGACCCCCTTTTGCTGCCGAAAGATCTAGCGGCGCCGAGGTTCGACAAAGACGGGGCCTATTTTGAGTACAACGCCTCATGA